One genomic segment of Cellulophaga sp. HaHaR_3_176 includes these proteins:
- a CDS encoding Crp/Fnr family transcriptional regulator — MPENTLIRFLESNIPIEKSAVREYLSTLKTRKVKKGEQLLKQGDICKHTFFVEKGLLRYFSIDKKGKENVLQFAPENWFITDRESVYFNQPSKYYIDALEDAEVLVLEKDFVEKIAAQNNSFAAFNNKLLHNHIRNLQNRIQLLLSATAEERYLDFIKIYPDILLRVPQTLIASYLGITPESLSRVRKELATKHKK; from the coding sequence ATGCCCGAAAATACCTTAATTCGTTTTTTAGAATCTAACATTCCGATAGAAAAGAGTGCTGTTCGGGAGTATTTGAGTACTTTAAAAACTAGAAAAGTAAAAAAGGGCGAGCAGCTTTTAAAACAAGGCGATATTTGTAAGCACACTTTTTTTGTAGAAAAAGGCTTGTTGCGTTATTTTTCCATCGATAAAAAAGGAAAAGAAAATGTGTTACAATTTGCACCCGAAAATTGGTTTATTACCGATCGTGAAAGTGTGTATTTCAATCAGCCTTCAAAATATTATATTGATGCTCTTGAAGATGCTGAAGTTTTAGTTCTAGAGAAAGATTTTGTAGAAAAAATTGCAGCTCAAAACAATTCGTTTGCAGCATTTAACAACAAGTTATTACATAACCATATTCGAAACTTGCAAAACAGAATACAACTATTGCTTAGCGCTACTGCCGAAGAGCGATATTTAGATTTTATAAAAATATATCCCGATATTCTTTTACGAGTTCCGCAAACATTAATTGCTTCTTATTTAGGCATAACACCAGAAAGTTTAAGTCGGGTTCGAAAAGAGTTGGCTACAAAACACAAAAAATAA
- a CDS encoding pirin family protein, with product MMTKKVELVVAPKEPHFVGDGFRVHNFIPTGFRLDMKRMDPFIMLDYNSKYNFPPSEEPKGVGVHPHRGFETVTIAYKGKVAHHDSSGGGGIIGEGDIQWMTAASGVLHKEYHEENFSKTGGIFQMVQLWVNLPAKDKMSAPKYQAIQNKTIQRYFLEDNLGEIEVIAGDYKTIKGVANTFSPIHMLNAKLKGGAKTDFSFPAAFNTTLLVIEGSVIVNGSDNVPTDHLALFENAGEHFEIEATEDAIVLVLSGEPLNEPIAAHGPFVMNTKQELMDAFNDFNSGKFGYLE from the coding sequence ATGATGACAAAAAAAGTAGAACTAGTTGTAGCGCCAAAAGAACCACATTTTGTGGGCGACGGATTTAGAGTTCATAATTTTATACCAACCGGTTTTAGATTGGATATGAAACGAATGGACCCATTTATAATGCTCGATTACAATTCAAAATATAATTTTCCGCCAAGCGAAGAGCCAAAAGGAGTAGGTGTGCATCCGCATAGAGGGTTTGAAACTGTTACTATAGCCTATAAAGGCAAAGTTGCGCATCACGATAGTAGTGGTGGTGGCGGAATTATCGGTGAAGGTGATATTCAATGGATGACTGCCGCATCTGGTGTATTACATAAAGAATACCACGAAGAAAATTTCAGCAAAACAGGCGGAATTTTTCAGATGGTACAATTGTGGGTAAACTTACCAGCTAAAGATAAAATGTCGGCACCAAAATATCAGGCAATTCAAAACAAAACAATACAAAGGTATTTTTTAGAAGATAATTTGGGTGAGATTGAGGTAATTGCTGGCGATTATAAAACTATAAAAGGAGTAGCAAACACGTTTTCTCCAATACACATGCTTAATGCTAAATTAAAAGGTGGTGCGAAAACTGATTTTAGCTTTCCTGCGGCATTTAATACAACACTTTTGGTAATAGAGGGTAGTGTAATAGTAAACGGTTCAGATAATGTACCTACAGATCATTTAGCGTTATTTGAGAATGCTGGTGAGCATTTTGAAATTGAAGCTACAGAAGATGCTATTGTTTTAGTTTTAAGTGGCGAGCCTTTAAATGAGCCTATTGCTGCACATGGCCCTTTTGTAATGAACACGAAACAAGAGTTGATGGATGCTTTTAACGATTTTAATAGCGGAAAGTTTGGATATTTAGAATAA